In one window of Rhinoderma darwinii isolate aRhiDar2 chromosome 7, aRhiDar2.hap1, whole genome shotgun sequence DNA:
- the LOC142657456 gene encoding fibronectin type III domain-containing protein 7-like yields the protein MCQIDKALGWQFCQFSSGRDLQITNVTSPTSAQLLVSWNSSSTLVSYFMLDLRVVNNASIAPITAIASVSIRSKLIQGLRAGTFYNITLRSYQSNGAVLATTWTESQTVPATPQITTFNGISSTEITVGWSSQAGVDYYFLMVTLGSETINRTFSVLNCSIAGLQPSSLYSLTLYAMNSAGPSAASKRVTVLTLTSPPMDATVTSLSSYSVTLSWSSVEKALMYGIFVYEDGPSTKLVFIRKTTSTTILLDNLLPCTKYSFGLTSYNWFYTAGEENRVLQETGRLDSPQDVTIQYNSNMGTALLSWKSSIGASSYLASAKTENGHETLCTSTSSSCDIQNLLCEQTYTVSITALNNGCTSNGSQALTLETAPCAPQNVTVIRDCQINTVSLYWNPVIYTVKYTANAFAPDGSKEECVNRDTYCFFMNLLCGTVYEMSVFAFNGKVNGSRSQGIKVRTAPCDPDNVQAIAQCPDNTLAVSWGPSVGAVFYTASALGSSGFFYNCSSVNTSCQITGLQCGESLSVSVIAYDDQCASMSSAPEEVVTVPCAPKDISAMIHCDTHSALIQWDYSEGAVRYIAHAKASDGSEYSCESFRQSCYLSELPCSQTYTVYVTADNYQCMSPYSPTVEIKAVPCTPEIVGTEFICDHNTIFVTWTEDTRNITFKATAWGNSGNYNCTTQGNNCKISNVSCGELYSVSIDADNAPCKPTDVSAKSICASGSAHISWTNSSGNGVDTYVAEMQSNDGLAQLMCQSTTGTCVIEGTKCGEVYRASVTAVGNSCQAMSNAFSLEPGNGK from the exons ATGTGCCAAATTGATAAAGCTTTGGGTTGGCAGTTTTGCCAG ttTTCATCTGGAAGAG ACCTCCAGATCACTAATGTTACAAGTCCAACCTCTGCTCAACTTCTGGTCTCATGGAACTCCAGCTCTACCTTGGTGTCCTACTTTATGCTTGATCTTCGTGTGGTGAACAATGCTTCCATCGCTCCCATCACTGCTATTGCCAGCGTTTCTATCCGATCCAAGCTCATTCAGGGTCTACGAGCAGGGACGTTTTATAACATAACACTGAGATCATATCAATCTAATGGAGCAGTGCTTGCAACAACCTGGACGGAGTCACAGACAG TGCCTGCAACTCCACAGATTACAACATTCAACGGCATATCCAGCACTGAAATCACAGTTGGGTGGTCATCTCAAGCCGGGGTAGATTACTACTTTCTGATGGTGACACTTGGTTCCGAAACGATTAACCGGACATTCAGTGTCTTGAACTGCAGCATTGCGGGGCTTCAGCCATCCTCCCTTTACAGTCTCACATTATATGCTATGAATTCTGCTGGACCTAGTGCAGCAAGCAagcgtgtgactgttcttacct TGACTTCACCACCAATGGATGCCACTGTGACTTCACTTTCAAGTTACTCTGTAACGTTATCTTGGTCAAGTGTTGAAAAGGCGCTGATGTATGGAATTTTTGTGTATGAAGATGGACCAAGTACTAAATTGGTCTTTATCAGAAAAACCACTTCCACCACGATCTTGTTGGATAATCTCCTTCCATGCACTAAATATAGTTTTGGCCTTACATCTTATAATTGGTTTTACACAGCTGGGGAAGAGAATCGGGTATTGCAGGAAACTGGAA GGCTGGATTCTCCTCAGGATGTCACCATTCAGTACAACAGCAATATGGGGACTGCATTATTATCCTGGAAATCAAGTATTGGAGCTTCTTCATATCTGGCTTCAGCAAAAACAGAAAATGGGCATGAGACATTGTGTACATCCACTTCTAGCagttgtgacatacagaaccttctGTGTgaacagacatatacagtgagcaTCACAGCTCTCAATAATGGTTGCACCAGCAATGGCAGTCAAGCCTTGACTCTAGAAACAG CGCCGTGTGCTCCTCAGAATGTGACCGTGATCCGTGATTGCCAGATTAATACCGTTAGCCTGTACTGGAACCCTGTAATTTATACAGTTAAATACACTGCGAATGCCTTCGCTCCAGATGGCAGCAAAGAAGAATGTGTGAACAGGGACACTTACTGCTTCTTCATGAACCTGCTATGTGGCACAGTGTATGAGATGAGTGtttttgctttcaatggtaaagtGAATGGTTCCAGAAGCCAAGGAATTAAAGTAAGGACAG CACCATGTGACCCGGATAATGTTCAAGCCATTGCCCAGTGCCCAGACAATACATTAGCCGTGTCATGGGGACCATCAGTTGGAGCTGTATTCTACACAGCATCAGCCTTAGGAAGCAGTGGCTTTTTCTACAACTGTTCCTCAGTTAATACCAGCTGTCAGATCACAGGGCTACAATGTGGAGAAAGTCTATCCGTGTCTGTGATCGCCTATGATGACCAGTGTGCCAGTATGAGTAGTGCTCCTGAGGAGGTCGTAACAG TTCCATGTGCACCCAAAGATATTTCAGCCATGATTCATTGCGACACCCATTCTGCACTCATCCAATGGGACTACAGTGAAGGGGCAGTTCGGTACATTGCACATGCAAAAGCAAGTGATGGCTCCGAATATTCCTGTGAATCATTTCGTCAAAGCTGTTATTTATCTGAATTACCATGTAGTCAGACCTACACAGTATATGTCACTGCTGACAACTACCAGTGCATGAGCCCCTACAGTCCAACTGTGGAGATCAAAGCAG TTCCTTGCACTCCAGAGATTGTTGGTACTGAATTCATTTGCGATCACAACACAATATTTGTCACATGGACAGAGGACACTAGAAATATAACATTCAAAGCTACTGCATGGGGTAACTCTGGCAATTACAACTGCACGACCCAGGGAAATAATTGTAAAATCAGCAATGTTAGCTGTGGAGAACTGTACTCTGTCTCTATTGATGCCGATAATG CTCCTTGCAAACCAACAGATGTATCTGCTAAAAGTATATGTGCTAGTGGCAGCGCTCATATATCCTGGACAAACAGTTCTGGAAATGGGGTAGATACATATGTGGCTgaaatgcaaagcaatgatggtcTGGCTCAACTGATGTGCCAATCTACAACAGGAACTTGTGTGATCGAGGGCACTAAATGTGGAGAAGTGTACAGAGCATCAGTCACAGCAGTGGGTAACAGTTGCCAGGCAATGTCCAATGCATTTTCACTGGAACCAGGTAACGGAAAATAA